Within Porites lutea chromosome 2, jaPorLute2.1, whole genome shotgun sequence, the genomic segment GCCCACTGGTTAAACAGGTGTGGCTTGCAGACGACTCAGCTGGAGGAGGGAGTATAGTGCACTTATACAACTGGTACAGGCAATTGAGTAAGGAAGGACAAAAGTTTGGTTACCTTGTGAATGGGACAAAGAGCTGGCTTATTGTGAAGTCTAGGGAACTAGCGGAGGAAGCAAAGAGGGTGTTTGGAGAGGAAGTCAACATAACGACTGAAGGTCAGCGCCATCTGGGAGCAGTTATTGCGTCGCAAGAATACAAAGATCAGTATTGTGAGGAGAAGGTTCGTGCATGGAAAGAGGAAATCGAACGTCTCTCTGAAATAGCGAAGAGCCAGCCCCATGCGGCGTATATTGCTttcacaaaaggctacaagtcgAAGTTCACCTACTTCATGCGCACGATTGAATCGTTTGAAGATTATGTCGATCCAATCCAGGAAGTGGTTGAAGATTTACTACTCCCTACTTTGTTCGGTCAATCAGAGCCTCTCCCTAACGAGGTGCGCAGACTTGCTACCTTAGCAACGGGTCAAGGGGGTCTAGGCATTCCTGATCTGAAATCCGAGGCACCGCAGCAGTTTGCTGCCTCGAGACTAATAACCACCGCCCACGTAGATTCTATCACATCACAGAGTTCCATCATGGTGCCCGGAGAAAGATCTACGGAGGAGCTAAAGAGGCATCAACAATCACTTAAGACAGCAagtgccaaagagaaaatggatagcATTGATTCAAGCCTCTCCCCAGGCCTGCTGCTTCTGGTTAATCAATCGAGGGACAAGGGCGCAAGTTCTTGGCTGAATGCGATGCCTCTCGCAGACAAAGGTTTAGCCCTCAACAAGCAAGAGTTCAGAGACTCGCTAAGCTTGCGTTATGACTTACCCTTAGTCGATTTACCAAGTCATTGCATATGTGGGGATAAATTCACCGTTAGTCACgccctctcttgtaaaaaggggGGATTTGTAGCGCAGAGACGTGATGGTGTACGGAACTTGTTAACGACATTCATCGACAAGATCTGCAATAATGTCGAAATCGAACCACGCCTTCAACCCCTGGACAACGAGCGATTTCATTTGAGGAGCGCTGTTACAAGTTCTGAGGCAAGGTTGGACATCAAAGTGGGAGGTTTCTGGGCAagaggagttacggcattttttgatgttagagttacgcacgtcaactccaagtgttaccagagcaagccaacatcggaagtgttcaaagagcaagaagaagagaagaagagcAAGTATCAGCAGCGGGTGTTAGATGTAGAAATGGGTTCGTTtacgcctttagtgtttggaaccaatggcggaatgggaaacgagtgtcagcggttcttaaagcatctcgcagacaagatagctcagaaagacaccgagccttatcatgttgtaatcacttggctcaggacacagatctcgtttgaactcttaagatcggtacatgcatgcgtcagaggttcgcgaacgccgtttcgtagcaagctagagcaatcattagattgtaaaataaatgtcgctagtgcggacatctgaaatacgtgtctatatgcttttatacttggggctttttatggacactggtttagccgtcattagtataattcgattgcaggatcttaatatctctgcataatggaattcttaattttatagaattttgaacttttattattaattatatctatttcctcttcttttatgtaagtttaagttacttctattttttagaatttgtaaaggaatagtttttttctatcttcacttataatatataggattgtttttgttctgtaatgaaggacgaggggtttcttttgtaacggatggaattgtagatagtgtttttgatgaattaattagactttttgtaacagcaggttcattgtaaataggattttaattgaggttttgtaataaagattcttttctctcataatgataataataataataataataataataataataataatacatcagaaactcataaggggttgaaacgtgtaactcgcgttcaatgttcgtgaatattcacttttaccatatttggaaaccttagtgacagatatccattttcgacaaaatggctgccgcgcgatcaccatgcagatgttttaaaacaagagttctgcatttcaaagtttaaaatacactgttaaaagaaaaaaatgcaaagagaAAGATCCAAACAATGCTCAGCTTTCcttttgtggaggaagggaagcttttcatcaagaaatcg encodes:
- the LOC140926244 gene encoding uncharacterized protein, whose translation is MSQVFVEEGTDGILLIDASNAFNQMNRSAALHNIQIMCKEMALYVINTYRSPSRLFICGGGEILSREGTTQGDPLAMPWYALNTSIMIQNLRDHCPLVKQVWLADDSAGGGSIVHLYNWYRQLSKEGQKFGYLVNGTKSWLIVKSRELAEEAKRVFGEEVNITTEGQRHLGAVIASQEYKDQYCEEKVRAWKEEIERLSEIAKSQPHAAYIAFTKGYKSKFTYFMRTIESFEDYVDPIQEVVEDLLLPTLFGQSEPLPNEVRRLATLATGQGGLGIPDLKSEAPQQFAASRLITTAHVDSITSQSSIMVPGERSTEELKRHQQSLKTASAKEKMDSIDSSLSPGLLLLVNQSRDKGASSWLNAMPLADKGLALNKQEFRDSLSLRYDLPLVDLPSHCICGDKFTVSHALSCKKGGFVAQRRDGVRNLLTTFIDKICNNVEIEPRLQPLDNERFHLRSAVTSSEASFPELRYTTLSARYEQYQGYLADNCALPNMSDRLNLPC